Proteins from one Ipomoea triloba cultivar NCNSP0323 chromosome 1, ASM357664v1 genomic window:
- the LOC115999335 gene encoding anther-specific protein LAT52-like — MARAAVVALISALCTLALATTFVHCAPAEKFSVRGQVYCDTCRVQFQTRISEYMAGVVVRLDCKNIDNETLTYSVQGETGPDGKYSLSVDGDHENDMCEVTVVKSPKEDCKETVAGLEKARVVCTDNVGMDGSVRYANPLFFMKRKADERCPQVLKEIDFFPNQNM; from the coding sequence atggcAAGGGCCGCTGTTGTTGCACTCATCTCCGCTCTCTGCACTCTGGCCCTTGCCACCACCTTCGTCCACTGCGCCCCCGCCGAGAAATTTAGCGTCCGCGGCCAGGTCTACTGCGACACCTGCCGCGTCCAGTTCCAGACCAGAATCAGCGAGTACATGGCGGGCGTGGTGGTGCGCTTGGACTGCAAAAACATAGACAATGAGACTTTGACGTATAGCGTGCAAGGCGAGACGGGGCCCGACGGGAAGTATAGTTTGAGCGTGGATGGAGACCACGAGAACGACATGTGCGAGGTGACGGTGGTGAAGAGCCCCAAGGAGGATTGCAAGGAGACCGTGGCGGGGCTGGAGAAGGCCCGGGTGGTTTGCACGGATAACGTTGGAATGGACGGCTCCGTTCGCTATGCTAACCCGCTGTTCTTCATGAAACGCAAAGCGGATGAGCGGTGCCCCCAAGTCTTGAAGGAGATCGATTTCTTCCCTAATCAAAACATGTAA
- the LOC116026800 gene encoding phosphoenolpyruvate carboxylase produces the protein MAARNLEKMASIDAQLRLLVPGKVSEDDKLVEYDALLLDRFLDILQDLHGENLRETVQECYELSAEYEGRHDPKKLEELGNVLTSLDPGDSIVIAKSFSHMLNLANLAEEVQIAYRRRQKLKKGDFVDENSAITESDIEETLKRLVVDMKKSPQEVFDALKNQTVDLVLTAHPTQSVRRSLLQKHARIRNCLAQLYDKDITPDDKQELDEALQREIQAAFRTDEIRRTPPTPQDEMRAGMSYFHETIWKGVPRFLRRVDTALKNIGINERVPYNAPLIQFSSWMGGDRDGNPRVTPEVTRDVCLLAKMMATNLYYSQIEDLMFEMSMWRCNDELRARADELHRSSRRDAKHYIEFWKQVPPNEPYRVILGDVRDKLYQTRERTRQLLAHGHSDIPEEATFSNVEQFLEPLELCYRSLCACGDRPIADGSLLDFLRQVSTFGLSLVRLDIRQESDRHTDVLDAVTTHLEIGSYREWSEERRQEWLLSELSGKRPLFGPDLPKTEEIADVLDTLHVIAELPPDCFGAYIISMATAPSDVLAVELLQRECRVKQPLRVVPLFEKLADLEAAPAAVARLFSIEWYRNRINGKQEVMIGYSDSGKDAGRLSAAWQLYKAQEELVKVAKQYGVKLTMFHGRGGTVGRGGGPTHLAILSQPPDTVHGNLRVTVQGEVIEQSFGEEHLCFRTLQRFTAATLEHGMHPPVSPKPEWRALMDEITVVATEEYRSIVFQEPRFVEYFRLATPELEYGRMNIGSRPSKRKPSGGIESLRAIPWIFAWTQTRFHLPVWLGVGAAFKCAIQKDIKNLKMLQEMYNEWPFFRVTIDLVEMVFAKGDPGIAALYDKLLVSKDLWSFGERLRSNFEDTKSLLLQIAGHKDLLEGDPYLKQQLKLRDSYITTLNVCQAYTLKRIRDPDYHVTLRPHISKDYVDSKPAAELVKLNPMSEYAPGLEDTLILTMKGIAAGMQNTG, from the exons ATGGCTGCTCGAAATCTGGAGAAGATGGCCTCAATTGATGCCCAATTGAGGCTTTTGGTGCCTGGGAAGGTCTCAGAGGATGACAAGCTTGTTGAGTATGATGCTTTGCTTCTGGATCGGTTTCTTGATATTCTTCAGGACTTGCATGGAGAGAATCTCAGGGAAACG GTCCAAGAGTGTTATGAGCTCTCAGCCGAGTATGAAGGTAGGCACGACCCCAAGAAGCTGGAGGAGCTTGGAAATGTGTTGACAAGTCTAGATCCGGGGGATTCCATCGTGATTGCAAAATCTTTCTCTCACATGCTTAACTTGGCTAACTTGGCCGAGGAGGTTCAGATTGCCTATCGTCGCAGACAGAAATTGAAGAAGGGGGATTTTGTTGACGAGAACAGTGCAATAACTGAATCCGACATTGAAGAGACTCTCAAAAGGCTTGTGGTGGACATGAAGAAGTCTCCTCAAGAAGTatttgatgcattgaaaaacCAGACGGTGGATCTTGTTTTAACTGCTCATCCTACGCAATCTGTCCGGAGATCATTGCTTCAAAAGCATGCAAG GATCCGGAATTGTTTGGCTCAGCTGTATGACAAAGACATTACACCTGATGATAAACAGGAGCTCGACGAGGCTTTGCAGAGGGAG ATTCAAGCTGCTTTCCGCACTGATGAGATTCGAAGGACTCCCCCGACCCCCCAGGATGAAATGAGAGCTGGGATGAGCTACTTCCATGAGACGATTTGGAAGGGTGTTCCAAGGTTTTTGCGGCGTGTTGACACAGCTCTTAAAAACATAGGAATTAATGAGCGTGTTCCTTACAATGCCCCGTTGATTCAATTTTCCTCTTGGATGGGTGGCGATCGTGATG GAAATCCACGGGTGACTCCCGAGGTCACAAGGGATGTTTGCTTACTGGCCAAAATGATGGCAACAAACTTGTACTATTCCCAAATCGAGGATCTTATGTTTGAG ATGTCTATGTGGCGGTGCAATGATGAGCTTCGTGCTCGAGCAGATGAACTTCACCGGTCATCAAGGAGAGATGCAAAACACTACATAG AATTTTGGAAACAAGTTCCACCAAATGAACCATACCGTGTTATTCTTGGTGATGTGAGGGATAAACTATACCAGACTCGTGAGCGTACTCGCCAGTTGTTAGCCCATGGACACTCTGATATCCCCGAGGAGGCAACATTCAGTAATGTTGAGCAG TTCTTGGAACCTCTAGAGCTGTGCTACAGATCTCTGTGTGCTTGTGGCGATCGACCCATTGCAGATGGAAGTCTGCTGGATTTTCTGAGGCAAGTTTCCACCTTTGGGCTCTCACTGGTGAGGCTCGACATTAGGCAAGAGTCGGATCGCCACACAGATGTCTTGGATGCTGTGACTACGCACTTGGAAATTGGTTCGTATCGAGAATGGTCTGAAGAGCGTAGGCAGGAGTGGCTTCTGTCTGAACTGAGTGGCAAGCGGCCTCTATTTGGACCCGATCTTCCAAAAACCGAAGAGATTGCTGATGTATTGGACACATTACATGTCATAGCAGAACTCCCACCGGACTGCTTTGGGGCGTACATAATCTCTATGGCCACTGCTCCATCTGATGTGCTAGCGGTTGAGCTTCTACAGCGCGAATGCCGGGTGAAGCAGCCCCTAAGGGTGGTCCCACTTTTCGAGAAGCTAGCAGACCTAGAGGCTGCTCCTGCTGCTGTTGCCCGCCTTTTCTCGATCGAGTGGTACAGAAACCGGATAAATGGTAAGCAAGAAGTCATGATTGGGTACTCGGACTCTGGCAAAGATGCTGGCCGGCTATCTGCTGCCTGGCAGCTATACAAGGCTCAAGAGGAGCTAGTGAAAGTCGCGAAACAGTATGGTGTGAAGCTTACTATGTTCCACGGGAGAGGTGGCACAGTTGGACGAGGAGGCGGCCCGACACATCTTGCTATATTGTCCCAACCACCTGACACGGTTCATGGAAATCTCCGCGTTACTGTTCAGGGCGAAGTTATTGAACAATCATTCGGGGAGGAACACCTGTGCTTTAGGACACTCCAACGCTTCACTGCTGCTACTCTCGAGCACGGTATGCATCCACCGGTCTCTCCAAAACCAGAATGGCGTGCACTTATGGATGAAATCACCGTCGTTGCCACAGAAGAGTACCGCTCAATAGTCTTCCAAGAACCACGATTCGTGGAGTATTTCCGCCTT GCCACACCTGAGCTAGAGTATGGCAGGATGAACATTGGCAGTCGCCCATCAAAGCGTAAACCAAGTGGAGGCATTGAATCCCTTAGAGCCATTCCATGGATTTTTGCGTGGACGCAAACCAGGTTCCACCTCCCCGTTTGGCTAGGTGTTGGTGCAGCATTCAAATGTGCTATCCAAAAGGACATCAAGAACCTCAAAATGCTCCAGGAAATGTACAACGAATGGCCATTCTTTCGGGTCACCATCGATTTAGTAGAAATGGTGTTCGCCAAGGGAGATCCCGGGATAGCTGCACTGTACGACAAGCTTCTCGTTTCAAAGGATTTATGGTCATTTGGCGAGCGCTTGAGGTCCAACTTCGAGGACACAAAGAGCCTTCTCCTACAG ATTGCTGGACATAAGGATCTTCTGGAGGGAGACCCCTACTTGAAACAGCAACTCAAGCTCCGCGATTCCTACATAACAACCTTAAATGTCTGTCAAGCTTACACCCTGAAACGCATTCGTGACCCAGACTACCACGTCACTCTGAGGCCCCACATCAGCAAAGACTATGTCGATTCCAAGCCCGCTGCTGAGCTCGTGAAGCTGAACCCAATGAGCGAGTATGCCCCCGGGTTGGAGGACACCCTCATCTTGACCATGAAGGGTATTGCTGCTGGAATGCAGAATACAGGTTaa